GGATGCGTCCCGTTGTGGCGGTCAGGGAGGACGTGGCATTAGAGAGGGGGCTTTTATCCGTCTTGGGGAGGAAGGCGGGTGAGGGGGATGTGAAGTCGTCGTCCCATTCAAAACCGCCACCTGGGAGAAGTTCATAAATGCATCAGAACATCTGATTCCAACGTATATAGCAGCTGCACACATGTGGAGgtgtgttacaaccaaaaacgtaataatggccaataacgtaataactgccaataatgtaataattttggccatttcaaatgtaataaagccaatagtgtaataatgtgccaataatgtaataaaacctttGAGCCAATAacataataactttttgccgataatgtaataaggcattacattattggctggttattacgttattggcctggtattaaaaaattattacaaaattattacattatcggcaaaaagttattacattattgactcaaaagttttattacattattggcacattattacactattggctttattacatttgaaatggccaaaattattacattattggcagttattacgttattggccgttattacgtttttggttgtaacaaggtGTTTAGCTCTACCTTCTTCATCCGTTGAGCTCTCAGAGTTGGCAAAGCGGTTCAGGTAGCTGGCAGTGGGAACGGGGCTGTTGAACTCCGGCGAATGGCTGTTAGATGAGTGGTCACCTAGTTCCTTGGTGGGAGTCTCCTAAAGTACGGTACATTAGGAGAAAATTACAGGCGATATCTTATatctaaaaataaatacatattaagGACAGACCAATACTCTACCTGATCAAACAGGTAGACGGTGACGTCATCAAAGAAAGAAACAGCTCTCCTGGCGTTCTCTGCGTTGCATCTCATGAGGAACTGTGGAGACGTGGAGGCGTTGATGTTCAGTGTCGTGGGCTTCAACAAGCTCTTCAGGTTCTTGGAGCTGCTGTCATCCGACACGATAATTGGCACCGTGTGCTCAGCTTCATCCTCACTGTCGGTGCTGGAGCTGTGCATCTGGTATGCGCGGATGTCGTCGTCAGAGTCGTCGCTGTTTTCGTCCTCCTCATCAGCATCCACGCCGTCTTCCTGTCCGTCTGAGCCCGAGCCATCCCGCCTCCCGAGGTACCGCCCCTCCACATCCGGCTCTTTGATTTTGAGTCCGTCGCTGGCGTAGGTCCTGGTTAGTTTGGCGTGAGCCGTTCTTTCCGGCTCCGACTCTGACGGCGTTGCAGAAGAAGGTGCTGAGATTCCTACAGCTTCCGAAGAGCTCGTCTGATTTGGAGGAGCGTCCAACAGCTCAGGTTTATGCTCGCCATCGCCGTGGCTGCTACTAGACTCTTTCACCTTGTCGTCAAGTTGCTCTCTGGTTTCTGAAGCTTCTTCCACAACATGGCCGTCTCCAACTTCTGCCTGTCCTTCAGCAGGTAAAGAGGAATCTTGCTGAGAAAACAAAGCATCAATATCTTTTTCCTTGTTATCTTCCATCGCTCGACCTTCAGAGCTCCATGCCACTTCAGCTACACCCGCTGAGGTCGTTTCTTCAGACTTTTTCTCAGGGTCCGAGTCGTTGTCGGAGAAGTAAGCCGAGTCCCTGTAACTGCTACCGACTGGCGGTTCCTCAGCAGGAGCTGCGTCTGTCTGTGGAGCCTCACGTGGACCGAGAGCATCCACAACCCCTTCTACTTCAGAGATGATGATTTTAGGTGGAACCAAATTTGCCGAAGCTGTGAGCTCCTCcgactcctcttcctcagtaATGTCCATGCCATTTTTTAAAGAAGAACAATCTCTGACAATCGGCTGAGAGTTCCACTCCGGAGACTCCAGGTTTTCGGTCTCGTAGCCGCTGTCTGATATTTTGTACGGTGGCTGGAGTTTATGTGGGGCTACCTGAACATTCAGCTCTTCTCCCTGCTCTCCTAGTTTATGTATGTCCAGAGAGTCTAGCGAGTCTGGCGTTTCAGCGGAAATGTCTACAGTTGGAACAGTGGTGGACATGCTGTCCTCTAATAAGCTGTCCTGACTAATTTGGTCCAAAGAAGGACCAGACACCAAGAGGGAAGATCTAACACGTGGATGCCCGTTGGTTTCCATGAAGGATTCTTCATGATCAGACAGAGTGGTTTCCAAGTCGATGTCTGGATCCTCGATCAGCTCGCTCATCAGATCGTTACTCGTCAAGTCTTCGTTGTGTTCGTTTTCTGGAGACAGCATTTGATCTGGAAGATATTCAGGCATTTTGATTCCCGTGGGCTCAGCACTGGCCTTTGAGGTCTCCAGGTCATCTTCAAGGCTGGGAATATTGGCATCTGTGCACGAGTCTAAAGTGGCACTGTCAGAGAACGCAGGGGTGTGGCCGTCAGATTCACTGAGCGTAACCTCAAACTTCTCTGAGGTGGAATCAAAGCAAGAGTCTCCCCCTCCATCTGAGGATTGTAGCGGACCGAGGTCTTTAATGGAAGAACTGTTTTCAACTGGCAGCTGGTTTCGTTTGTTATCCTCTACGACTGTAATTGAAGGCACCAGTGTTTCATTTTCCACCAGAGACTCACATGACTCTCCCAAGTTGGTGTTTGGAAAGTCCAAAAGTTCATGTCTTGAGGATGTGCTACTCGCAGCGGGTTCTAAGCATGTATCGGAGCTGTCGAAGCTGCCTAAAGTCGCAAGGTTGTCCCAAGAACTCATTTTGAACGCGTCCTCTGGTTCGTGGACTGTGCCAGGTAAGAGAAAACTCTGCTGTGGGCTGGAAAAAACAGAGCTTTCTTTCATCAGGCCCTGGTCTCGGAGAAACACAAAGTTATCGGCCAGTTTTTCATAACTGAGAAGCCCCTTCACATCCGCGTTCTCCCTCTCCCTTTCCGAAGAAAGTGACGGATGAGAGGCTTCCTCTAAAAAAGACTCCCCGTAGCTTCGAGTTGTATTGGCGTCTTGGACCTCTAAAGCATTGTCATGGAAAGGGTTTCCGTTGTGCTCTGGAAGCTCCATGTAGTTCTTCCTCCAGGGGGGAGAGTCCTCTTGCTTTGACCCCTCTTCAGTGAAAATGTTGGTGTGGTACGGACTGTCGTTCTCAAGGGACGACCAAACGTGGCTGTCGGGTAAATATGAATCTTTTGAATCGATGCTTTGGTGGAAAAAGTCCGCATCTGTGCTAGACTCATCCAGACGGACATCTTGAAGAACGACAAAATCTTGCCGACTTGAAGCAAAGCCCATGTCCTGCCCTCTGTTCATATCCCCCCCAACAGTGCTCTCCCCTTGTTCCTCCAGCTGTATATAGTATTCATTGCCATTAGATGACTTTTGCGCATCGAACACTGGTACAATTCCAGTAATTCCTGAAGGAGTATTACCGTTTTCATCCCTTGTTGCCCTGGTTAAAGGATCAGGGAAATGCGCCTGGATATCTTCCCTTGAAAGAGGAAAGAACATGCTGTGATAGTTCAGTGTTGTGTCCAGGTCTGAGCGTGCATGGGTGGAGTCGTAGTGGTCGTGCTTGGCTGCCTCCCACACGTACTCAAAGCTCAGACCTTTGCTCGTTTCTGTGACGGTAAGAACCTCGTCGATCTCATGACGCAGGGCATCGTCAGCAAACTGATCCAGGATTGGGAAGGATGAGTGGCTGATGGTGGTCTGCCGGGCGGAGGGGTTAGGCTTCAGTGCATCCCAGCGCTGATCGAAATCTTCCTCCATGTCCTTCTGGCCTTGCATGCGCAGATAGACGAGCAGACGGTGGACCTCCTCTGCTGTGGCCCGCTTGTCTGGAGACAGCCAGCAAAACTGCAAGACCTCATACCTGCAGTTACAAGGAAAACAGGCATCGTTCTCAGACTTCATACATTAGTTTTGCTTAACTATGTTATgcctaaattattttatttattcattttttctagaaacctttatttatttatttagcaaagtaagacaaatatgaacaaaaaatgaaaaaacatgcaaggaaaggaagaagcctggtggcttatatagaatcctttccatatatgaataaaaaacaagaaaatgtaactcagatcaaataatgaacatta
This window of the Cololabis saira isolate AMF1-May2022 chromosome 21, fColSai1.1, whole genome shotgun sequence genome carries:
- the lmtk2 gene encoding serine/threonine-protein kinase LMTK2; its protein translation is MGSRHGAVLLLLLLSLCGAVPLHGPHTGGSTGDTLTVSLYLSLVVSLTVLVALVVLAVNCVTCCKEREINFKEFEDHFDDEIDFTPPAEDTPSMQSPAEVYTLAVSPVPLPGPPHLQPLASITEVSAGFQVGRHSLSYIQEIGHGWFGQVLLSEIYTDPGGTRVVVKELKANANAKEQNDFLQQGDPYRVLQHPNILQCVGQCVEAIPFLLVFEYCEMGDLRGYLSQQDWTFRNADLLQLQRMACEIAAGVTHLHKHNFLHSDLALRNCYLTADLTVKVGDYGIGPFRYKEDYIITEDDIFAPLRWLAPELVGERHGGVVTLEQTKTSNVWALGVTLWELFENAAQPYPHLSDREVLNHVIKEQQLKLFKPQLELPYSDRWYEVLQFCWLSPDKRATAEEVHRLLVYLRMQGQKDMEEDFDQRWDALKPNPSARQTTISHSSFPILDQFADDALRHEIDEVLTVTETSKGLSFEYVWEAAKHDHYDSTHARSDLDTTLNYHSMFFPLSREDIQAHFPDPLTRATRDENGNTPSGITGIVPVFDAQKSSNGNEYYIQLEEQGESTVGGDMNRGQDMGFASSRQDFVVLQDVRLDESSTDADFFHQSIDSKDSYLPDSHVWSSLENDSPYHTNIFTEEGSKQEDSPPWRKNYMELPEHNGNPFHDNALEVQDANTTRSYGESFLEEASHPSLSSERERENADVKGLLSYEKLADNFVFLRDQGLMKESSVFSSPQQSFLLPGTVHEPEDAFKMSSWDNLATLGSFDSSDTCLEPAASSTSSRHELLDFPNTNLGESCESLVENETLVPSITVVEDNKRNQLPVENSSSIKDLGPLQSSDGGGDSCFDSTSEKFEVTLSESDGHTPAFSDSATLDSCTDANIPSLEDDLETSKASAEPTGIKMPEYLPDQMLSPENEHNEDLTSNDLMSELIEDPDIDLETTLSDHEESFMETNGHPRVRSSLLVSGPSLDQISQDSLLEDSMSTTVPTVDISAETPDSLDSLDIHKLGEQGEELNVQVAPHKLQPPYKISDSGYETENLESPEWNSQPIVRDCSSLKNGMDITEEEESEELTASANLVPPKIIISEVEGVVDALGPREAPQTDAAPAEEPPVGSSYRDSAYFSDNDSDPEKKSEETTSAGVAEVAWSSEGRAMEDNKEKDIDALFSQQDSSLPAEGQAEVGDGHVVEEASETREQLDDKVKESSSSHGDGEHKPELLDAPPNQTSSSEAVGISAPSSATPSESEPERTAHAKLTRTYASDGLKIKEPDVEGRYLGRRDGSGSDGQEDGVDADEEDENSDDSDDDIRAYQMHSSSTDSEDEAEHTVPIIVSDDSSSKNLKSLLKPTTLNINASTSPQFLMRCNAENARRAVSFFDDVTVYLFDQETPTKELGDHSSNSHSPEFNSPVPTASYLNRFANSESSTDEEGGGFEWDDDFTSPSPAFLPKTDKSPLSNATSSLTATTGRILQPSWSSSSNYSRFSISPASIATFSITHLTDSDIEQGGSSEDGEKD